TCGACAAGCGCTCGCGCGTCGACGTCAAGGCGCCCGGCATCATTCCGCGCAAGTCGGTGCACGAGCCGATGGCCACCGGCCTCAAGGCCATCGACGCCCTGATCCCGATCGGCCGCGGCCAGCGCGAGCTGATCATCGGCGACCGCCAGACCGGCAAGACCGCGGTGGCGCTCGACACCATCCTCAACCAGAAGCCGCTCAACCAGGGCGACGACGAGAGCCAGAAGCTCTACTGCGTCTATGTCGCCGTCGGCCAGAAGCGCTCCACCGTCGCCCAGTTCGTCAAGGTGCTGGAGGAGAACGGCGCGCTCGACTATTCCATCATCGTCGCCGCCACCGCCTCCGACCCGGCGCCGATGCAGTTCCTGGCGCCCTTCGCCGGCTGCACCATGGGCGAGTATTTCCGCGACAACGGCATGCACGCCGTGATCATCTACGACGACCTCTCCAAGCAGGCCGTCGCCTATCGCCAGATGTCGCTGCTGCTGCGCCGCCCGCCGGGCCGCGAAGCCTATCCGGGCGACGTGTTCTACCTGCATTCGCGCCTGCTCGAGCGCGCCGCCAAGATGGGCAAGGAGGCCGGCCTCGGCTCGCTCACCGCCCTGCCGGTCATCGAGACCCAGGCCAACGACGTGTCGGCCTACATCCCGACCAACGTCATCTCGATCACCGACGGCCAGATCTTCCTGGAGACCGACCTGTTCTACCAGGGCATCCGCCCGGCGGTGAACGTCGGCCTCTCCGTGTCGCGCGTCGGCTCCTCGGCCCAGACCAAGGCGATGAAGAAGGTCGCCGGCAAGATCAAGGGCGAGCTGGCGCAGTATCGCGAGATGGCGGCCTTCGCCCAGTTCGGCTCCGACCTCGACGCCACCACGCAGCGCCTGCTCAACCGCGGCGCCCGCCTGACCGAGCTCCTCAAGCAGGCGCAGTTCTCGCCGCTGAAGATGGAAGAGCAGGTCGTGGTGATCTATGCCGGCGTCAACGGCTATCTCGATAAGCTGCCGGTCGCCAAGGTGAAGCCGTTCGAGGCCGGCCTGCTCGCCAAGCTGCGCGCCGAGGGCTCGATCCTCGAGGCGATCCGGACTTCGAAGGATCTCTCCGACGACGTCGCGGCCAAGCTCAAGGCGCAGGTCGAATCCTTCGCCAAGACCTTCGCCTGAACCCCGCGTCTAGACCGGAGAGGCGGGGACGATGCCGTCGCTGAAAGACCTACGCAACCGCATCGCCTCCGTGAAGGCGACGCAGAAGATCACCAAGGCCATGCAGATGGTCGCGGCGGCCAAGCTCCGCCGCGCCCAGATGGCGGCCGAGGCCGCGCGCCCCTATGCCGAGCGCATGGACGCCGTGCTCGCCAACCTCGCCGGGGGCGTCTCGGACATCCGCCAGGCGCCGAGGCTGCTGGCCGGCACGGGCAGCGACCAGGTCCATCTCCTGGTCGTGTGCACCGCGGAGCGGGGCCTGTGCGGCGCCTTCAACTCCTCCATCGCCCGCCTGGCGCGGGACAAGGCCAATTCCCTGCTGGCGCAGGGCAAGACCGTCAAGATCCTCTGCGTCGGCAAGAAGGGTGCGGACGTCCTCAAGCGCCAGTTCGAGAGGCTGATCATCGAGGTGATCGAGTTCCGCTCGGTGCGCCAGATCGGCTTCGAGCAGGCCGAGCAGGTCGGCGAGAAGGTGCTGGAGCTCTACGAGCAGGGCGGCTTCGACGTCGCCACCCTGTTCTACTCGAAGTTCCGGTCGGTGATCGCCCAGATCCCGACGGCCCAGCAGATCATCCCGGCCGAGGTCCCGGTGGCCAAGCCCGGCGAGATCCGGATCTCCTACGATTACGAGCCGGATGAAGGCGCCATCCTCGCCGACCTCCTGCCGCGCAACGTCTCGGTGCAGATCCTGCGCGCGCTTCTGGAGAACGGCGCCTCCGAGCAGGGCGCGCGCATGTCCGCCATGGACAATGCCACGCGCAATGCCGGCGAGATGATCAAGAAGCAGACCATCACCTACAACCGCACCCGCCAGGCGATGATCACGAAGGAGCTGATCGAGATCATCTCGGGCGCGGAAGCGCTCTGACCCCCGGCCGGGCTGCTTGGACCGGAGCCGCGGCTCCGGTCCAAGCAGCCCGGCCAAGACCTTGAGACCGTGAAATTTCCGAGCTCGCCCTCTGAGCGGAGTTCGGAAATTTTGATGCTTCCAGCCCAGGGAGACCCGCCATGGCCTACAGTACCAGCGCGACGACCAAGGGCGGCCGGGAAGGCCGCGCCGTCCTCGAGAACGGCGGCCTGGCCCTCGCCATGGCCTTCCCCAAGGAGCTCGGCGGCTCGGGCGAAGGCCACAATCCCGAGCAGCTCTTCGCGCTCGGCTATTCCGCCTGCTACGGCCAGGCCATCCTGGCGCTCGGCAAGAAGCATGGGCTCGATGGTTCCGCCGCCAAGGTGACCGTGGCGGTGACCCTCGACAAGGACGATGTCAGCTTCGCGCTTTCCGTCGACATCAAGGTTTCGATCCCCGGCGCCGACAAGGACAAGGTCCAGGCCCTGGCCGACGAAGCCCACACGATCTGCCCCTATTCGCGGGCGACCCGCGGCAACGTGCCCGTCACGATCGCCGCCGTCTGACCCGACCCGTTCCTGAAGGAGACATCTATGGCCAACCCGACCGGACGCGTTGCGCAGGTCATCGGCGCCGTCGTCGACGTGCAGTTCGAGGAGCATCTGCCCGAAATTCTCAATGCGCTGGAGACCAGCAACAACGGGCAGCGCCTCGTGCTCGAGGTGGCGCAGCACCTGGGCGAGTCGACCGTTCGCTGCATCGCCATGGATACGACCGAAGGGCTGGTGCGCGGCCAGAGCGTCAGCGACACCGGCGGTCCGATCCAGGTGCCCGTCGGCAACGCCACGCTCGGCCGCATCATGAACGTCATCGGTGAGCCGATCGACGAGGCCGGCCCGGTCCACGGCGAGGCCCTGCGTCCGATCCACGCGCCGGCGCCGAGCTATGCCGAGCAGTCGACGGAAGCGCAGATCCTGATCACCGGCATCAAGGTCGTCGACCTCTTGGCGCCCTACGCCAGGGGCGGCAAGGTCGGCCTGTTCGGCGGCGCCGGCGTCGGCAAGACCGTGCTGATCCAGGAGCTGATCAACAACGTCGCCAAGACCCATGGCGGCTTCTCCGTGTTCGCCGGCGTCGGCGAGCGCACCCGCGAGGGCAACGACCTCTATCACGAGTTCATCGAAGCGGGCGTCAACGCCGACCCGCACAACCCGGACTCCAAGGTCCAGTCGAAGTGCGCCATGGTGTTCGGCCAGATGAACGAGCCGCCGGGCGCCCGCGCCCGCGTCGCGCTCAGCGGCCTCACCGTCGCCGAGAACTTCCGCGACCAGGGCCAGGACGTGCTGTTCTTCGTCGACAACATCTTCCGCTTCACCCAGGCCGGCTCGGAAGTGTCGGCCCTGCTCGGGCGCATCCCCTCGGCCGTGGGCTATCAGCCGACGCTCGCCACCGACATGGGCGCGCTGCAGGAGCGCATCACCACCACCACCAAGGGCTCGATCACCTCGGTGCAGGCGATCTACGTGCCGGCCGACGACCTGACCGACCCGGCGCCGGCGACCTCCTTCGCCCATCTCGACGCCACCACGGTGCTGTCGCGCTCCATCGCCGAGAAGGGCATCTACCCGGCGGTCGACCCGCTCGACTCCACCTCGCGCATGCTGACCGCCGCGGTCGTCGGCGAGGAGCACTACAACACCGCCCGCGCCGTGCAGCAGATCCTGCAGCGCTACAAGGCGCTGCAGGACATCATCGCCATTCTCGGCATGGACGAGCTTTCCGAAGAGGACAAGCTCACCGTCGCCCGCGCCCGCAAGATCGAGCGCTTCCTGTCGCAGCCCTTCGAGGTGGCGCAGACCTTCACCGGCGCGCCGGGCGTGCAGGTGAAGATCGAGGACACGGTCAAGGGCTTCAAGGGCATCGTCGAGGGCAAGTACGACTACCTGCCGGAGGCGGCCTTCTACATGGTCGGCACCATCGAGGACGCCGTCGAGAAGGGCAAGCGCCTCGCCGCCGAGGCGGCGTGAGCCGCCCGCCCGGACGGGACCGCGGGGCCGGGCGCCGCGCGGACCCGCCGAGACTCTGAGACAGCAGGATTTCGCCGATGGCCACTTTTCAGTTCGAGCTCGTCACGCCGGAGAAGCTCCTGTTCTCCGGGCCGGTCGAGGGGGTCGTCATCCCCGGCACGGAGGGCGATTTCGAAGTGCTGGCGCAGCACGCGCCGGTCATGTCGACCATCCGGCCGGGCCTGATCGCGGTGCGCGAGACCGCCTCGGGCGCGCCGCGCCGCCTGTTCGTGCGCGGCGGCTTCGCCGAGGTCAATCCGGACGGCCTGACCATCCTGGCCGAGCAGGCCATTCCCGTCGAGGAGCTCTCGCCCGAGAGGCTCGCCCGCGAGATCACCATGATGGAGGAGGACGTGGCGGACGCGACCTCCGACGTCGCGCGGGCCAAGGCGGCGCTGAAGCTCGGCCAGCTGCGCGAGCTGCAGCGGGCCATCGCTCACTGATCCCCACGCGCCATCACGCTCCAAAGCCGCCTCCGGGCGGCTTTTTCACGTGCAGAAGCCCCGCCGTGGGGGCGGGGCTTCCTCGGGCATCGGGACCTTTGTCCGGGCGCGACGGGTCCCGAGGCTCGTCCGGTGAGGGCTCAGCGGCAGATGCGCACGCGAACCCAATGGTAGCCGTAGTAGCGTCATAGACGCGCTGGCTGCGCCAGAAGCAGGCCGGCGCGTAGTAGTAGGCCGGACGGTAGCTGTTGTAGTAGGAGTTGGCGGCGATGCCGCCGAGCAGCAGGCCGCCGATGGCGCCGGCGGCGAAGGCACCGCCCCGGCCCCAGCCCGCTTCGGCCGTGCCGGTGGTGGCGAGGGTGGCGCCGGCGAGCGTCGCTGCGACGAGGCTGGCGGAGATGAGCTTCCTGAACATGGTGGTCGTCCTCTGGTCTGATCCCGGCGCGGCTGCGCTCGATCGATGGGACGACTCTACTCAGCGCCCGCCGCCCCGCCGTGCGCCTTGGCACAGGGCGGCGGAGCGCGTCT
This portion of the Labrys wisconsinensis genome encodes:
- the atpA gene encoding F0F1 ATP synthase subunit alpha, with protein sequence MDIRAAEITAILKEQIKNFGQEAEVSEVGQVLSVGDGIARVYGLDNVQMGEMVEFPGGTRGMALNLESDNVGVVIFGSDREIGEGDTVKRTGAIVDVPVGKGLLGRVVDALGNPIDGKGPIQFDKRSRVDVKAPGIIPRKSVHEPMATGLKAIDALIPIGRGQRELIIGDRQTGKTAVALDTILNQKPLNQGDDESQKLYCVYVAVGQKRSTVAQFVKVLEENGALDYSIIVAATASDPAPMQFLAPFAGCTMGEYFRDNGMHAVIIYDDLSKQAVAYRQMSLLLRRPPGREAYPGDVFYLHSRLLERAAKMGKEAGLGSLTALPVIETQANDVSAYIPTNVISITDGQIFLETDLFYQGIRPAVNVGLSVSRVGSSAQTKAMKKVAGKIKGELAQYREMAAFAQFGSDLDATTQRLLNRGARLTELLKQAQFSPLKMEEQVVVIYAGVNGYLDKLPVAKVKPFEAGLLAKLRAEGSILEAIRTSKDLSDDVAAKLKAQVESFAKTFA
- a CDS encoding F0F1 ATP synthase subunit gamma, producing MPSLKDLRNRIASVKATQKITKAMQMVAAAKLRRAQMAAEAARPYAERMDAVLANLAGGVSDIRQAPRLLAGTGSDQVHLLVVCTAERGLCGAFNSSIARLARDKANSLLAQGKTVKILCVGKKGADVLKRQFERLIIEVIEFRSVRQIGFEQAEQVGEKVLELYEQGGFDVATLFYSKFRSVIAQIPTAQQIIPAEVPVAKPGEIRISYDYEPDEGAILADLLPRNVSVQILRALLENGASEQGARMSAMDNATRNAGEMIKKQTITYNRTRQAMITKELIEIISGAEAL
- a CDS encoding organic hydroperoxide resistance protein, with protein sequence MAYSTSATTKGGREGRAVLENGGLALAMAFPKELGGSGEGHNPEQLFALGYSACYGQAILALGKKHGLDGSAAKVTVAVTLDKDDVSFALSVDIKVSIPGADKDKVQALADEAHTICPYSRATRGNVPVTIAAV
- the atpD gene encoding F0F1 ATP synthase subunit beta; the protein is MANPTGRVAQVIGAVVDVQFEEHLPEILNALETSNNGQRLVLEVAQHLGESTVRCIAMDTTEGLVRGQSVSDTGGPIQVPVGNATLGRIMNVIGEPIDEAGPVHGEALRPIHAPAPSYAEQSTEAQILITGIKVVDLLAPYARGGKVGLFGGAGVGKTVLIQELINNVAKTHGGFSVFAGVGERTREGNDLYHEFIEAGVNADPHNPDSKVQSKCAMVFGQMNEPPGARARVALSGLTVAENFRDQGQDVLFFVDNIFRFTQAGSEVSALLGRIPSAVGYQPTLATDMGALQERITTTTKGSITSVQAIYVPADDLTDPAPATSFAHLDATTVLSRSIAEKGIYPAVDPLDSTSRMLTAAVVGEEHYNTARAVQQILQRYKALQDIIAILGMDELSEEDKLTVARARKIERFLSQPFEVAQTFTGAPGVQVKIEDTVKGFKGIVEGKYDYLPEAAFYMVGTIEDAVEKGKRLAAEAA
- a CDS encoding F0F1 ATP synthase subunit epsilon; this encodes MATFQFELVTPEKLLFSGPVEGVVIPGTEGDFEVLAQHAPVMSTIRPGLIAVRETASGAPRRLFVRGGFAEVNPDGLTILAEQAIPVEELSPERLAREITMMEEDVADATSDVARAKAALKLGQLRELQRAIAH